The following nucleotide sequence is from Primulina tabacum isolate GXHZ01 chromosome 2, ASM2559414v2, whole genome shotgun sequence.
AACCGTTAATATTAAACAACATATAATCATAAGTTATCACTTAACTACCAAATCCATGTGACAAAAAAATCAAACCTCGATGCTTTTCCATGTCCATTGGAACTGCTCGACTACCCTCACCAGATATTGGCTGTGAAAATCAATCGCAGCAGTGTTGGAATATTATGCACACCAACTCACACAgtaaatgaatattttttataGTAATCTTTCCAAGAAGCTATGAAACATGTTGAATcagaaaaaataaatgaaataacAATGAAAACAAGTTATACCTGCAGCTGGGTCTTACTTGTTTGTGCCTGCTGATACTTCAGAATGGTCCAGTCAAATATATAATCAAATTCATACCCTGCAAGATGACAAGAAACAAATCAACACTTCAAGCAATAAAAGATATGGGGACGATCCACAAATCAATTTCAAACTTCAGTTTTCCGACCAATTTACAATATCCAAGAGTGTGATTTATCACCCACGTGAAACTTTTATGAAGCACGGTATCTATGTAAACTTGGAATAAAGCCTTGGCCCTAACCTTCACGGGTAAACAGTTCGCGAAACAGGCGTTTCAAAAATCCATAATCAGGCCGTTGGTCAAATGTCAACGAATGACAATAATGGAAGTAGGATGCAAATTCCACAGGATGAGACTTGCACAAAACCTTCAAGTTATAATTGATGAGCAACAAAATGCAGAAAAAAAAGACCAGAAATAAAATTATAGATTAATGTATCCACCTCAATGGGAGTTGACAGTTTTTTCTCACATATTTTGTCATATTTTTGCTTCTTCGTTGCAGCTTTCAGTCCCTGCCATGGAAGGCTAGAAGAAGATTCTAGGTTGGTCAAAAATTGTACAAGTAATGATCACATCCTTAAATAATGGAAAGCATATTCAAAATAGTGAAGGAGAAAAGAACAAGCAGACCTTCCTCTCAAGAAATACAGAAGTACATATCCAAGGGACTCCAAATCATCGCGACGGCTTTGCTCTACATAATAAATAAAGCGGGAGTTCAGAGTCTATCACGTCACTCTtttattgaaataaataaaacaaaggGAAGTTTAGCTTTACCAATCCCAAGATGTGTATTACAACTTGCATATCGTGCGGTTCCTGTCAAATTCTTATTCTCCCTGTAGAGTTTAAAGTTAAAACAAAATAATGAAGATCAATAAACCTGATATAGACTGCCGCTCACAAGTGTAATAGCATGAAAACGCTGAAACAAATCAGAAAATGATtcaaagagagaaaaaaaatcataagtTTAATTTCCCAAACAACAAAAATGAAGGGTGTTGAAAATGAACCAAGATATCAAATGAGGTGTGGCCAACCTCAGGCAAACCAATTACTTAATTGGTAGAACATGTGGTTTCTCAGGACTTCAACTCCCAAGCTCAAACCACATCAATTACATCATGagcaaaatttatataaaaactaACAAAAATGTAGAAATTTTTGCCAATGGCTTCACAATTCAAAGAGTGAAAAATGTAACCTGTATGGAATGTGCCGGTTTGTTGTTGAATCTCGATATCTTTTAGCAAgaccaaaatcaataatataaaccTATAAAGAGTGGCAAGGGAAtaagaaacataaaaaaatacgaGGTGAAAGGCTATAAAAATCACAAGAAATGCTAACATAAAAATGCCATACCTGATTTGCTTTTCGACCAAGACCCATCAGAAAGTTATCAGGTTTAATATCTCGATGTAAAAACCCTTTAGAATGCACAAATTCTATTCGAGTTATCTATAgataaaaaaaaggaaaaattccAAATCAGAACACCGAAACAATTTGTTACCACAGAAAAGGAGATAACAAAGACCATTTATCTATAGCTTACCATTTGATCAGCCAACATCAAGACGGTCTTCAATGATAATTTCCGACCGCAATACACAAAGAGATCCTCAAGGCTCGGACCGAGCAAATCAAGGATAAGAACATTGTCATCCCCGTCCACACCAGACCACTTTATACCTGGTATGCCGCCTAAAAAGAGAAATGGAAATGCTTTAGagacacgtaatgaagacacaGTTCGATAATCAGTATGACTTAACCAAACATGTTTACTGGAAGTAAGATCATGCCTCAGGACATAAAATAAATCTCAAGGAGACACTATCAACTTTGTGATTGTTGCAGATAAGCAAACAAATTGATGAATCCTCGAGTGAATATATACACTAAAGCTTAATTAACATATCGGTAAAGTAATTTCTGATATATTTCATTTGTCTCAGACATCAAATCAAAATAATTGGAACGAACCAAACATCAATCTATTGTCATTCACACAACCCATGGATTTGAAAAACACGTGCCAATTGCATAGCGAATCCCTTGGGATTCAATAGTACATACTTCCTCCTTGAAGAATGTTGTATAACTTGGCCTCATAAAGAAGTTGAGGGTGCTTGGTTTTATTATTTTCCTGAAAACAGAAACAAATAGCAAAAAAACTTTGATTAGCATCAAAAATTAAATTGGCTTAAAATCTTATCTTCAACAAATAAACAAACAGACCCAATTATCCATTTCTGGAAACATGAcccttcaaataaaataaaccaaATTTCTAACAACCCACGTATACTCAATTTAACAAAATATCACCAATCAATTCATGTGCAATGTGGTCATTTTTTGAAGCAAATGAATAGAGGAACCTGATCCGATGTTCCTTGAAAACAAATAAATGTGAAACCCAATCGATGAAGCACTTAAAACCAACTTACAAGTAAACAAAATAGCAATGGACCTGAATTACAGTAGCTTTAGTCTAATTACCACTTCCATTTCACGAAAACAATAACAATTAAACACAATAAGCGATCCACTCCCGCTGCATGCAATTTTACAATTCTATTCTCTCTCATCAAATATGCAGAAATAGAATCCATCAGTTTCATGAGCTAAAgacgaaaataataataaaaaataataatttccgAACTCACGATTTTCACAGCGACGATCTCAAAACTATCGATATGCGTAGCTGCGTAGGGGGAAAAAgtcagaaaaataatatataaaaaaaggtAAATCTAAAGTGACGAAGAGAAGTATGATACACAAATTCAAAAGAAACCTCACCGAGAAAGATTTCACCGAAGGATCCACTACCGATCTTACGGCCGAGCTTGAATTTGCCTCCGATTATCCTCTCCATCAGATCCAATCTCAATTCTCATCAACCGAATCCAAGCTTCTCGAAATTACTGTTTACAAAGAGCAATCGAGGAATTTTTTCCGGACACAAAACAGAAGCCACACACCGAAAAGGGTTTATTGTTTGTTAGGTGATATATATTATTACCCCTATTAATCTCAAAAatcaaaaagaaaaaggaaatcgATGCATTGACCAGTTGTACAGTACAACTCGCGTCGGTATTCGATCAGTCTGGCAGCCATGCGGATTTGGGATGGCATGCCAACGTGGAGGAGAGAGAAATAATGTGGATTTCGTAATTTCATGTATTTGCTTTTAATTACAGCAATAATTTACTTTAAAGATtattattgaaagattttttccaaaattttaaatattcaaaaactattaaaaacaaaattttcatttaaaattaattactcaattaatTTTTTGGGTGATTTCTCAAACATATTTCTCGATCATGTAATAACTTTTCTTTCACTCTATAATCTTTATAATTAAAACGAAAAAAAATCATGTTAATTAAACATTATAAATATTGATCTCCAGTATATTAGATAGATCTTATCAAGTTAATTAAACgttataaataatgaaaaaaacATGTTAATTAAAATGAAGATATATTTATCCATTCATAAATTAGTATTATTGATGgaataaatatgattttatcgTTAAGTTATCTAGAAATATATCCAACCATCCTCtacttataaattatttaataaacatTGTCTCTGAATAGCAACGTTTGATCAATGGTTATGAGATCGATTTTTCCTAACAATATAGTTCGGACAAGAATGTCGCGTGTGATTTTTTCAATTCAATTTATCTGACTAGCGTAATTTGCAGGTTGTTGCGTTAGTTTGAACGGTTATTAATGCATACCTATAAATAACGATCGCAGATTTTCTatcattttagaaaaattaaaaaaaaaaaaaaaaccattatGTCTATTTTACTCAATGGGCACACTATAGTGTGTGCTAATCAGGAAGAGGTTAAATATTTCGGTCAAACAGCTCACAACTTTTTTAAATATACAAATTAATCCCTAATTTACTATACATATAATCAAATCTTCTGTCTTATTTCATTTTAGTCGCTAGTTTTCAAATAACATCCCTTAAAATCTACGACATTTAGTTTTAAACTCGGATTtataatcataaatttttaattcaaaATACAAACAAAATTCAAGAGTTGGTAGATTGTCATAAATCGATAGAATTTGAACTTGTACCTTGCCAAACAAGCTATAACGACGAGCGGATCTTTTATGATATAATTTCACGGAGATATATATATGTGAGATGAGTTGATCCAGTATATAATagttaaattaatatattttatataaaaaatattgttttttcatGAGTTAGGTCGAGTCaaaaatctgtctcacaaaattaacttATGAAACATGAGTTTTTTTGTGTATGATCATTATTAAACATCCACAAGTATTATTGTTTTAAAGATACATCTCATTCAATGCATTTACAAAACATATCTCAGTGTCCTTATACACAGTCTCCAAACATAACATGGATACAAGCCGCTTGGGAATGGCTCAAAGTCTTAATGTTATGTGATTTGTGTTGAAATTAATGTTTCATTATTAACAACAAAATTATAATCGAAACTCATAGATTTCAATTTCATAACATAACTGATTTTATATTCAACTCGAATTAGTTTGTTCGACGTTTCATAAGCTTGATTCTCATATTACTTTGTTCCAAAATAGTTCATTTTTCAAGCATCCGTGTCCAGTTTTTTTGTAcactcatttttttaaataatgaaattttgatttaatgattaaaaaaatggCTCAATTTGGTTGACTTGCACACTAATAAACACCTTATATCAACATGGCTAGAGTTAAAAACATTAAGGCTATACTTTGAGAGATATAATTCATttagttttattgtttataataaaACATTATATCAAATCTTAAATCCGCACATTACTTATTTATGCATAAACAAAttaaaatgaatttcaaataacaACATTATTGGGTGAACTTTAAATTCATCTATATTAgcatgaaaataatatataaacatgtaagtagtgaatttgaagtttatgatCTTGTTTTTCtaaacaacaaaaatatatttgaaattcattcatTCAAGCACAACCTAAAGTTTCTATTGCGAATTGACTAACCAGATACATTTCTTTGTAATAGCATCTCCATCAATAatggacatatatatatatatatatgtgtgtgtgtgtgtgtgttttttttttattcctaAAAGAAAAGAATGTAAGAATTTAGGGAAGTGTTGATTCATAATCACCACACTGTACCAAATTGAGTGTCTCCTTCAACTCAATGCCCACGTCtgaaagaaaaatgtataaAGGTTTTTAAAGTAATCCTCTTTTCGTGAAATAAAATACTTTAAATTAAGACATGTCTTGTGATTTGGGAATACCTGAATCCTGCCATCAGAAGTTCCAATAAGCAACATATCTTGATTGGGATCAAGAGCCAAACAATGAATTTTTGCGGTTGAAGAAGTTTGGAGAGTTTCAACTTTGCTGTACTTGTTTTTGCACCAAACTTCTACTGTCCCACCTTTACACCCCAAGTATATCAGTTCGGAGCTCACCGCCATCGTCCGGACTTCCATCGTCGACGCCAGTGATCCGACCAAATTATAGTTTGAAGTGCTCCATATCTATGAATCACGCCAGATTAGTCAAAGATTGGCAGAATTTGGAGATGACAGTGAACATTTGAGTGACTCTCAACACGATCTCGaccaaaaatttaaacatacaaatataATGGAAAAAGTGCCCGATCGGCCTTTTAGCCGTCTAGTTTTCAATTCTATTCGTTTTTTCGATCATAAAAAATGTCAACACATATGTGTACAAATGACACGTTTGCATCGACCGATAGTGTATacatagacaaaaacttgtgtgaaacgatctcacgagttatattttgtgatacagatctcttatttgggttatctatgaaaaaatattaatttttatgctaagagtattattttttattgtgaatatcggtagggttgacccgtctcacagataaagatttgtcagaccgtatcacaagagaccaactcgtatacatatatatgtatgtatattaccTTCacaatggatccatcgaatgaAGAACCTGCAGCATATATCAGCCCATCATGAACTTCCAAGGCATAAATAGGATAGGCTCTTTTAATCAAGTTCTTGGatctattttgaatatttcccATTGTTCCCGTGACCAAATCAATTTcctgaaaggaaaaaaaaacaattgtCAATTTATTTTTCTGGTTTATGCATATTTTCTTGGCACATATTCCACAAGTATTGTACTCAAAACATACCTGAATGCTATTATCTTGACATCCACAATACAGTT
It contains:
- the LOC142528819 gene encoding casein kinase 1-like protein 3 produces the protein MERIIGGKFKLGRKIGSGSFGEIFLATHIDSFEIVAVKIENNKTKHPQLLYEAKLYNILQGGSGIPGIKWSGVDGDDNVLILDLLGPSLEDLFVYCGRKLSLKTVLMLADQMITRIEFVHSKGFLHRDIKPDNFLMGLGRKANQVYIIDFGLAKRYRDSTTNRHIPYRENKNLTGTARYASCNTHLGIEQSRRDDLESLGYVLLYFLRGSLPWQGLKAATKKQKYDKICEKKLSTPIEVLCKSHPVEFASYFHYCHSLTFDQRPDYGFLKRLFRELFTREGYEFDYIFDWTILKYQQAQTSKTQLQPISGEGSRAVPMDMEKHRDNNALFSAELGDRMRSNNAATNPGVHMQFRSPANRNPTHGIPMDRNVQTGAPQLTPTSFTPAVLAKGNASKPNLSTEANATQENGDSSGPSSSWISSLRRISSSK